From a single Larus michahellis chromosome 18, bLarMic1.1, whole genome shotgun sequence genomic region:
- the LOC141732924 gene encoding von Willebrand factor A domain-containing protein 5A-like isoform X4: MENLGYLQNQWDLWGPVFACFLGTLPPNSEVTISLCYVQELPMQPDGAAQFCWPHELFPRTNYIRWHSSEEETESENLHFSICLNSARGVSHIAINSSYTPLQYTTPDQTSAVVSLKCPPCMQADLNVLVYYRGSHTLSAVVERRDPKAPPGSLLGDPVVMVTLMPSIPEVEPSPGHLGEFLFLMDCSLFQDAQNTLLFLLKSLPLGCYFNIYSFGATFKAFYLQSVEYTQESMDNAVGRISSICPDLGGCDLLGLLRFIYSTPLLHGHARQLFIFIQRKISSEEEAVMAEVYRYRDHHRCFCFPTNRCDSFNLSQAMALETKGECVCIHSRMDMTSEAVKCLQRALQPLASGISLHWELPPGLEVSMIRKAPDMIFQGHKSSIYAQIHGQTQDPKVGEGAVTLQYHVGSQSFDYTLRFSLSPSADNRLPVHRMAMMHLLWKLAWEGTSRTEKDIWHNAVKSSLSLGVLSPFTSIVAVRMKQRDAWHHDSLPPDSSMFFSPSCNLVPCQLLWLSSFRPALFKSTKFWMVQKCQFLLDILDRKTPDTEALTQLSATCKDQKPPPEEQPMEEPTAFKMSWDWTISPLSTRLCDFSRLRVVVALQKANGSWALTTALASALGLSKADVELQRPSADVQPTVWATVLALVWLHQYKWKVSWSEILETKARSWLRDQAEVQLDACLEAANSLLGCFVEPTIFRIRTYPVTAGGQQAV, translated from the exons ATGGAGAATTTAGGATACCTGCAGAACCAGTGGGATCTTTGGGGTCCTGTGTTCGCTTGTTTCTTGGGGACCCTGCCTCCTAACAGCGAAGTGACCATCAGCCTGTGCTATGTCCAGGAGCTGCCAATGCAGCCTGATGGAGCTGCTCAGTTTTGCTGGCCACACGAGCTCTTCCCCCGGACAAACTACATTA gatgGCATTCTTCTGAGGAGGAGACAGAATCTGAAAACCTGCACTTCAGCATCTGTCTGAATTCAGCCCGTGGTGTGTCCCATATAGCCATTAACAGCAGCTACACTCCTCTGCAATACACGACTCCAGATCAAACATCTGCTGTG GTATCCTTGAAATGTCCACCCTGTATGCAGGCTGATCTGAACGTGCTGGTGTATTACAGAGGGTCTCACACACTCAGCGCAGTGGTGGAGAGGAGAGATCCCAAAGCCCCACCTG GCTCTCTGCTGGGAGACCCTGTGGTGATGGTGACACTGATGCCCAGTATTCCTGAGGTCGAGCCCAGTCCAGGCCATCTGGGGGAATTTCTCTTTCTCATGGACTGCAGCCTCTTCCAGGATGCACAG AAcaccctgctcttcctcctcaagaGTTTGCCTCTGGGCTGTTACTTCAACATCTACAGTTTTGGGGCCACTTTCAAAGCCTTCTATCT GCAGAGTGTGGAATACACGCAGGAAAGCATGGACAATGCAGTGGGGCGCATCTCCTCCATCTGCCCTGATCTGGGGGGCTGTGACCTGTTGGGCCTTCTAAGGTTTATCTACAGCACTCCTCTCCTTCATGGGCATGCCCGCCAG ctTTTCATCTTCATTCAAAGGAAGATCTCCAGTGAAGAGGAAGCTGTCATGGCTGAGGTCTACCGTTACCGGGACCACCACCG GTGTTTCTGTTTTCCTACTAACCGATGTGACAGCTTCAACCTTTCCCAGGCCATGGCCCTGGAGACCAAAGGTGAATGTGTGTGCATCCACTCTAGGATGGACATGACATCCGAG GCAGTGAAATGCTTACAGAGGGCATTGCAGCCTCTGGCAAGTGGGATCTCACTACACTGGGAACTTCCACCTGGCCTGGAGGTGTCAATGATCAGAAAAGCTCCTGACATGATCTTCCAGGGACATAAGAGCTCCATCTATGCCCAGATCCATGGGCAAACACAG GATCCAAAAGTGGGTGAGGGAGCTGTGACCCTTCAGTACCACGTGGGCAGCCAGTCCTTTGATTACACGCTCAGATTCTCACTGTCCCCATCAGCAGACAACAG GCTACCTGTGCACCGCATGGCCATGATGCACCTGCTGTGGAAACTGGCCTGGGAAGGGACAAGCAGGACAGAGAAGGATATCTGGCACAATGCAGTTAAGTCCAGCCTCAGCCTGGGGGTCTTGTCCCCCTTCACATCCATTGTGGCAGTACGCATGAAACAGAGGGATGCCTGGCACCACG ATTCTTTGCCTCCAGACTCCTCaatgtttttctctccctcttgcaACCTGGttccctgccagctgctctggTTAAGTAGCTTCAGGCCTGCGTTGTTCAAGTCCACCAAGTTTTGGATGGTCCAGAAGTGCCAGTTCTTGCTTGACATACTTGATCGCAAAACCCCGGACACTGAGGCACTCACTCAGCTTTCAGCAACCTGTAAAG accagaagcctcctcctGAAGAGCAGCCAATGGAAGAAccaacagcatttaaaatgagtTGGGACTGGACAATCTCACCACTGTCAACAAGACTGTGCGACTTCTCTAGGCTTAGGGTAGTGGTGGCACTCCAGAAAGCAAATGGCTCCTGGGCCCTCACCACAGCTCTGGCCTCTGCCCTGGGACTCAGCAAGGCTGATGTTGAGCTACAAAGGCCCAGTGCG GATGTGCAGCCAACTGTCTGGGCAACAGTTTTGGCTTTAGTCTGGTTGCATCAGTATAAATGGAAAGTGTCTTGGTCAGAGATTCTGGAGACCAAAGCGCGTAGCTGGCTGCGGGACCAAGCTG AGGTTCAGCTGGATGCATGTCTGGAGGCAGCAAATTCCCTGCTAGGCTGCTTTGTGGAGCCCACCATCTTCAGGATTCGAACTTACCCTGTTACTGCGGGCGGGCAACAAGCTGTGTAG
- the LOC141732924 gene encoding von Willebrand factor A domain-containing protein 5A-like isoform X2: MRKSGILSKRYMYRGLFQRGIWFFSSYSEMELESVTVNVTIQDFVADVVSELFFRNTHQVPKETMFVFPVDSDTVVHTFYATMGDTRIEAMLWEKEEAQQLCRATSGMENLGYLQNQWDLWGPVFACFLGTLPPNSEVTISLCYVQELPMQPDGAAQFCWPHELFPRTNYIRWHSSEEETESENLHFSICLNSARGVSHIAINSSYTPLQYTTPDQTSAVVSLKCPPCMQADLNVLVYYRGSHTLSAVVERRDPKAPPGSLLGDPVVMVTLMPSIPEVEPSPGHLGEFLFLMDCSLFQDAQNTLLFLLKSLPLGCYFNIYSFGATFKAFYLQSVEYTQESMDNAVGRISSICPDLGGCDLLGLLRFIYSTPLLHGHARQLFIFIQRKISSEEEAVMAEVYRYRDHHRCFCFPTNRCDSFNLSQAMALETKGECVCIHSRMDMTSEAVKCLQRALQPLASGISLHWELPPGLEVSMIRKAPDMIFQGHKSSIYAQIHGQTQDPKVGEGAVTLQYHVGSQSFDYTLRFSLSPSADNRLPVHRMAMMHLLWKLAWEGTSRTEKDIWHNAVKSSLSLGVLSPFTSIVAVRMKQRDAWHHDSLPPDSSMFFSPSCNLVPCQLLWLSSFRPALFKSTKFWMVQKCQFLLDILDRKTPDTEALTQLSATCKDQKPPPEEQPMEEPTAFKMSWDWTISPLSTRLCDFSRLRVVVALQKANGSWALTTALASALGLSKADVELQRPSADVQPTVWATVLALVWLHQYKWKVSWSEILETKARSWLRDQAEVQLDACLEAANSLLGCFVEPTIFRIRTYPVTAGGQQAV, from the exons ATGAGGAAAAGTGGCATCCTGAGCAAAAGGTATATGTATAGAG GCTTATTCCAGAGGGGAATATGgttcttttcttcctattctgAAATGGAGCTGGAAAGTGTGACAGTAAATGTAACCATCCAGGACTTTGTGGCTGATGTGGTGTCTGAGCTGTTTTTCCGCAATACGCACCAAGTCCCTAAGGAGACCATGTTCGTATTTCCTGTGGACTCTGATACTGTTGTACACACCTTCTACGCTACCATGGGGGACACTCGCATTGAAGCAATgctctgggagaaggaggag GCCCAGCAGCTGTGCAGAGCCACTTCAGGCATGGAGAATTTAGGATACCTGCAGAACCAGTGGGATCTTTGGGGTCCTGTGTTCGCTTGTTTCTTGGGGACCCTGCCTCCTAACAGCGAAGTGACCATCAGCCTGTGCTATGTCCAGGAGCTGCCAATGCAGCCTGATGGAGCTGCTCAGTTTTGCTGGCCACACGAGCTCTTCCCCCGGACAAACTACATTA gatgGCATTCTTCTGAGGAGGAGACAGAATCTGAAAACCTGCACTTCAGCATCTGTCTGAATTCAGCCCGTGGTGTGTCCCATATAGCCATTAACAGCAGCTACACTCCTCTGCAATACACGACTCCAGATCAAACATCTGCTGTG GTATCCTTGAAATGTCCACCCTGTATGCAGGCTGATCTGAACGTGCTGGTGTATTACAGAGGGTCTCACACACTCAGCGCAGTGGTGGAGAGGAGAGATCCCAAAGCCCCACCTG GCTCTCTGCTGGGAGACCCTGTGGTGATGGTGACACTGATGCCCAGTATTCCTGAGGTCGAGCCCAGTCCAGGCCATCTGGGGGAATTTCTCTTTCTCATGGACTGCAGCCTCTTCCAGGATGCACAG AAcaccctgctcttcctcctcaagaGTTTGCCTCTGGGCTGTTACTTCAACATCTACAGTTTTGGGGCCACTTTCAAAGCCTTCTATCT GCAGAGTGTGGAATACACGCAGGAAAGCATGGACAATGCAGTGGGGCGCATCTCCTCCATCTGCCCTGATCTGGGGGGCTGTGACCTGTTGGGCCTTCTAAGGTTTATCTACAGCACTCCTCTCCTTCATGGGCATGCCCGCCAG ctTTTCATCTTCATTCAAAGGAAGATCTCCAGTGAAGAGGAAGCTGTCATGGCTGAGGTCTACCGTTACCGGGACCACCACCG GTGTTTCTGTTTTCCTACTAACCGATGTGACAGCTTCAACCTTTCCCAGGCCATGGCCCTGGAGACCAAAGGTGAATGTGTGTGCATCCACTCTAGGATGGACATGACATCCGAG GCAGTGAAATGCTTACAGAGGGCATTGCAGCCTCTGGCAAGTGGGATCTCACTACACTGGGAACTTCCACCTGGCCTGGAGGTGTCAATGATCAGAAAAGCTCCTGACATGATCTTCCAGGGACATAAGAGCTCCATCTATGCCCAGATCCATGGGCAAACACAG GATCCAAAAGTGGGTGAGGGAGCTGTGACCCTTCAGTACCACGTGGGCAGCCAGTCCTTTGATTACACGCTCAGATTCTCACTGTCCCCATCAGCAGACAACAG GCTACCTGTGCACCGCATGGCCATGATGCACCTGCTGTGGAAACTGGCCTGGGAAGGGACAAGCAGGACAGAGAAGGATATCTGGCACAATGCAGTTAAGTCCAGCCTCAGCCTGGGGGTCTTGTCCCCCTTCACATCCATTGTGGCAGTACGCATGAAACAGAGGGATGCCTGGCACCACG ATTCTTTGCCTCCAGACTCCTCaatgtttttctctccctcttgcaACCTGGttccctgccagctgctctggTTAAGTAGCTTCAGGCCTGCGTTGTTCAAGTCCACCAAGTTTTGGATGGTCCAGAAGTGCCAGTTCTTGCTTGACATACTTGATCGCAAAACCCCGGACACTGAGGCACTCACTCAGCTTTCAGCAACCTGTAAAG accagaagcctcctcctGAAGAGCAGCCAATGGAAGAAccaacagcatttaaaatgagtTGGGACTGGACAATCTCACCACTGTCAACAAGACTGTGCGACTTCTCTAGGCTTAGGGTAGTGGTGGCACTCCAGAAAGCAAATGGCTCCTGGGCCCTCACCACAGCTCTGGCCTCTGCCCTGGGACTCAGCAAGGCTGATGTTGAGCTACAAAGGCCCAGTGCG GATGTGCAGCCAACTGTCTGGGCAACAGTTTTGGCTTTAGTCTGGTTGCATCAGTATAAATGGAAAGTGTCTTGGTCAGAGATTCTGGAGACCAAAGCGCGTAGCTGGCTGCGGGACCAAGCTG AGGTTCAGCTGGATGCATGTCTGGAGGCAGCAAATTCCCTGCTAGGCTGCTTTGTGGAGCCCACCATCTTCAGGATTCGAACTTACCCTGTTACTGCGGGCGGGCAACAAGCTGTGTAG
- the LOC141732924 gene encoding von Willebrand factor A domain-containing protein 5A-like isoform X3, with protein MELESVTVNVTIQDFVADVVSELFFRNTHQVPKETMFVFPVDSDTVVHTFYATMGDTRIEAMLWEKEEAQQLCRATSGMENLGYLQNQWDLWGPVFACFLGTLPPNSEVTISLCYVQELPMQPDGAAQFCWPHELFPRTNYIRWHSSEEETESENLHFSICLNSARGVSHIAINSSYTPLQYTTPDQTSAVVSLKCPPCMQADLNVLVYYRGSHTLSAVVERRDPKAPPGSLLGDPVVMVTLMPSIPEVEPSPGHLGEFLFLMDCSLFQDAQNTLLFLLKSLPLGCYFNIYSFGATFKAFYLQSVEYTQESMDNAVGRISSICPDLGGCDLLGLLRFIYSTPLLHGHARQLFIFIQRKISSEEEAVMAEVYRYRDHHRCFCFPTNRCDSFNLSQAMALETKGECVCIHSRMDMTSEAVKCLQRALQPLASGISLHWELPPGLEVSMIRKAPDMIFQGHKSSIYAQIHGQTQDPKVGEGAVTLQYHVGSQSFDYTLRFSLSPSADNRLPVHRMAMMHLLWKLAWEGTSRTEKDIWHNAVKSSLSLGVLSPFTSIVAVRMKQRDAWHHDSLPPDSSMFFSPSCNLVPCQLLWLSSFRPALFKSTKFWMVQKCQFLLDILDRKTPDTEALTQLSATCKDQKPPPEEQPMEEPTAFKMSWDWTISPLSTRLCDFSRLRVVVALQKANGSWALTTALASALGLSKADVELQRPSADVQPTVWATVLALVWLHQYKWKVSWSEILETKARSWLRDQAEVQLDACLEAANSLLGCFVEPTIFRIRTYPVTAGGQQAV; from the exons ATGGAGCTGGAAAGTGTGACAGTAAATGTAACCATCCAGGACTTTGTGGCTGATGTGGTGTCTGAGCTGTTTTTCCGCAATACGCACCAAGTCCCTAAGGAGACCATGTTCGTATTTCCTGTGGACTCTGATACTGTTGTACACACCTTCTACGCTACCATGGGGGACACTCGCATTGAAGCAATgctctgggagaaggaggag GCCCAGCAGCTGTGCAGAGCCACTTCAGGCATGGAGAATTTAGGATACCTGCAGAACCAGTGGGATCTTTGGGGTCCTGTGTTCGCTTGTTTCTTGGGGACCCTGCCTCCTAACAGCGAAGTGACCATCAGCCTGTGCTATGTCCAGGAGCTGCCAATGCAGCCTGATGGAGCTGCTCAGTTTTGCTGGCCACACGAGCTCTTCCCCCGGACAAACTACATTA gatgGCATTCTTCTGAGGAGGAGACAGAATCTGAAAACCTGCACTTCAGCATCTGTCTGAATTCAGCCCGTGGTGTGTCCCATATAGCCATTAACAGCAGCTACACTCCTCTGCAATACACGACTCCAGATCAAACATCTGCTGTG GTATCCTTGAAATGTCCACCCTGTATGCAGGCTGATCTGAACGTGCTGGTGTATTACAGAGGGTCTCACACACTCAGCGCAGTGGTGGAGAGGAGAGATCCCAAAGCCCCACCTG GCTCTCTGCTGGGAGACCCTGTGGTGATGGTGACACTGATGCCCAGTATTCCTGAGGTCGAGCCCAGTCCAGGCCATCTGGGGGAATTTCTCTTTCTCATGGACTGCAGCCTCTTCCAGGATGCACAG AAcaccctgctcttcctcctcaagaGTTTGCCTCTGGGCTGTTACTTCAACATCTACAGTTTTGGGGCCACTTTCAAAGCCTTCTATCT GCAGAGTGTGGAATACACGCAGGAAAGCATGGACAATGCAGTGGGGCGCATCTCCTCCATCTGCCCTGATCTGGGGGGCTGTGACCTGTTGGGCCTTCTAAGGTTTATCTACAGCACTCCTCTCCTTCATGGGCATGCCCGCCAG ctTTTCATCTTCATTCAAAGGAAGATCTCCAGTGAAGAGGAAGCTGTCATGGCTGAGGTCTACCGTTACCGGGACCACCACCG GTGTTTCTGTTTTCCTACTAACCGATGTGACAGCTTCAACCTTTCCCAGGCCATGGCCCTGGAGACCAAAGGTGAATGTGTGTGCATCCACTCTAGGATGGACATGACATCCGAG GCAGTGAAATGCTTACAGAGGGCATTGCAGCCTCTGGCAAGTGGGATCTCACTACACTGGGAACTTCCACCTGGCCTGGAGGTGTCAATGATCAGAAAAGCTCCTGACATGATCTTCCAGGGACATAAGAGCTCCATCTATGCCCAGATCCATGGGCAAACACAG GATCCAAAAGTGGGTGAGGGAGCTGTGACCCTTCAGTACCACGTGGGCAGCCAGTCCTTTGATTACACGCTCAGATTCTCACTGTCCCCATCAGCAGACAACAG GCTACCTGTGCACCGCATGGCCATGATGCACCTGCTGTGGAAACTGGCCTGGGAAGGGACAAGCAGGACAGAGAAGGATATCTGGCACAATGCAGTTAAGTCCAGCCTCAGCCTGGGGGTCTTGTCCCCCTTCACATCCATTGTGGCAGTACGCATGAAACAGAGGGATGCCTGGCACCACG ATTCTTTGCCTCCAGACTCCTCaatgtttttctctccctcttgcaACCTGGttccctgccagctgctctggTTAAGTAGCTTCAGGCCTGCGTTGTTCAAGTCCACCAAGTTTTGGATGGTCCAGAAGTGCCAGTTCTTGCTTGACATACTTGATCGCAAAACCCCGGACACTGAGGCACTCACTCAGCTTTCAGCAACCTGTAAAG accagaagcctcctcctGAAGAGCAGCCAATGGAAGAAccaacagcatttaaaatgagtTGGGACTGGACAATCTCACCACTGTCAACAAGACTGTGCGACTTCTCTAGGCTTAGGGTAGTGGTGGCACTCCAGAAAGCAAATGGCTCCTGGGCCCTCACCACAGCTCTGGCCTCTGCCCTGGGACTCAGCAAGGCTGATGTTGAGCTACAAAGGCCCAGTGCG GATGTGCAGCCAACTGTCTGGGCAACAGTTTTGGCTTTAGTCTGGTTGCATCAGTATAAATGGAAAGTGTCTTGGTCAGAGATTCTGGAGACCAAAGCGCGTAGCTGGCTGCGGGACCAAGCTG AGGTTCAGCTGGATGCATGTCTGGAGGCAGCAAATTCCCTGCTAGGCTGCTTTGTGGAGCCCACCATCTTCAGGATTCGAACTTACCCTGTTACTGCGGGCGGGCAACAAGCTGTGTAG
- the LOC141732924 gene encoding von Willebrand factor A domain-containing protein 5A-like isoform X1, producing the protein MGNTLTASGTFYYYLSASATGISVAGLDTKFFPITSRHLKFKVSYVQPGNLTAVVSSSGLFQRGIWFFSSYSEMELESVTVNVTIQDFVADVVSELFFRNTHQVPKETMFVFPVDSDTVVHTFYATMGDTRIEAMLWEKEEAQQLCRATSGMENLGYLQNQWDLWGPVFACFLGTLPPNSEVTISLCYVQELPMQPDGAAQFCWPHELFPRTNYIRWHSSEEETESENLHFSICLNSARGVSHIAINSSYTPLQYTTPDQTSAVVSLKCPPCMQADLNVLVYYRGSHTLSAVVERRDPKAPPGSLLGDPVVMVTLMPSIPEVEPSPGHLGEFLFLMDCSLFQDAQNTLLFLLKSLPLGCYFNIYSFGATFKAFYLQSVEYTQESMDNAVGRISSICPDLGGCDLLGLLRFIYSTPLLHGHARQLFIFIQRKISSEEEAVMAEVYRYRDHHRCFCFPTNRCDSFNLSQAMALETKGECVCIHSRMDMTSEAVKCLQRALQPLASGISLHWELPPGLEVSMIRKAPDMIFQGHKSSIYAQIHGQTQDPKVGEGAVTLQYHVGSQSFDYTLRFSLSPSADNRLPVHRMAMMHLLWKLAWEGTSRTEKDIWHNAVKSSLSLGVLSPFTSIVAVRMKQRDAWHHDSLPPDSSMFFSPSCNLVPCQLLWLSSFRPALFKSTKFWMVQKCQFLLDILDRKTPDTEALTQLSATCKDQKPPPEEQPMEEPTAFKMSWDWTISPLSTRLCDFSRLRVVVALQKANGSWALTTALASALGLSKADVELQRPSADVQPTVWATVLALVWLHQYKWKVSWSEILETKARSWLRDQAEVQLDACLEAANSLLGCFVEPTIFRIRTYPVTAGGQQAV; encoded by the exons ATGGGAAACACGTTGACAGCCTCAGGGactttttattactatttgtcAGCTTCTGCAACTGGCATTTCTGTGGCAGGTTTGGACACGAAATTTTTTCCCATTACAAGCAGACACCTCAAATTTAAAGTTTCCTACGTGCAGCCAGGGAATCTGACAGCTGTTGTGTCTTCCTCAGGCTTATTCCAGAGGGGAATATGgttcttttcttcctattctgAAATGGAGCTGGAAAGTGTGACAGTAAATGTAACCATCCAGGACTTTGTGGCTGATGTGGTGTCTGAGCTGTTTTTCCGCAATACGCACCAAGTCCCTAAGGAGACCATGTTCGTATTTCCTGTGGACTCTGATACTGTTGTACACACCTTCTACGCTACCATGGGGGACACTCGCATTGAAGCAATgctctgggagaaggaggag GCCCAGCAGCTGTGCAGAGCCACTTCAGGCATGGAGAATTTAGGATACCTGCAGAACCAGTGGGATCTTTGGGGTCCTGTGTTCGCTTGTTTCTTGGGGACCCTGCCTCCTAACAGCGAAGTGACCATCAGCCTGTGCTATGTCCAGGAGCTGCCAATGCAGCCTGATGGAGCTGCTCAGTTTTGCTGGCCACACGAGCTCTTCCCCCGGACAAACTACATTA gatgGCATTCTTCTGAGGAGGAGACAGAATCTGAAAACCTGCACTTCAGCATCTGTCTGAATTCAGCCCGTGGTGTGTCCCATATAGCCATTAACAGCAGCTACACTCCTCTGCAATACACGACTCCAGATCAAACATCTGCTGTG GTATCCTTGAAATGTCCACCCTGTATGCAGGCTGATCTGAACGTGCTGGTGTATTACAGAGGGTCTCACACACTCAGCGCAGTGGTGGAGAGGAGAGATCCCAAAGCCCCACCTG GCTCTCTGCTGGGAGACCCTGTGGTGATGGTGACACTGATGCCCAGTATTCCTGAGGTCGAGCCCAGTCCAGGCCATCTGGGGGAATTTCTCTTTCTCATGGACTGCAGCCTCTTCCAGGATGCACAG AAcaccctgctcttcctcctcaagaGTTTGCCTCTGGGCTGTTACTTCAACATCTACAGTTTTGGGGCCACTTTCAAAGCCTTCTATCT GCAGAGTGTGGAATACACGCAGGAAAGCATGGACAATGCAGTGGGGCGCATCTCCTCCATCTGCCCTGATCTGGGGGGCTGTGACCTGTTGGGCCTTCTAAGGTTTATCTACAGCACTCCTCTCCTTCATGGGCATGCCCGCCAG ctTTTCATCTTCATTCAAAGGAAGATCTCCAGTGAAGAGGAAGCTGTCATGGCTGAGGTCTACCGTTACCGGGACCACCACCG GTGTTTCTGTTTTCCTACTAACCGATGTGACAGCTTCAACCTTTCCCAGGCCATGGCCCTGGAGACCAAAGGTGAATGTGTGTGCATCCACTCTAGGATGGACATGACATCCGAG GCAGTGAAATGCTTACAGAGGGCATTGCAGCCTCTGGCAAGTGGGATCTCACTACACTGGGAACTTCCACCTGGCCTGGAGGTGTCAATGATCAGAAAAGCTCCTGACATGATCTTCCAGGGACATAAGAGCTCCATCTATGCCCAGATCCATGGGCAAACACAG GATCCAAAAGTGGGTGAGGGAGCTGTGACCCTTCAGTACCACGTGGGCAGCCAGTCCTTTGATTACACGCTCAGATTCTCACTGTCCCCATCAGCAGACAACAG GCTACCTGTGCACCGCATGGCCATGATGCACCTGCTGTGGAAACTGGCCTGGGAAGGGACAAGCAGGACAGAGAAGGATATCTGGCACAATGCAGTTAAGTCCAGCCTCAGCCTGGGGGTCTTGTCCCCCTTCACATCCATTGTGGCAGTACGCATGAAACAGAGGGATGCCTGGCACCACG ATTCTTTGCCTCCAGACTCCTCaatgtttttctctccctcttgcaACCTGGttccctgccagctgctctggTTAAGTAGCTTCAGGCCTGCGTTGTTCAAGTCCACCAAGTTTTGGATGGTCCAGAAGTGCCAGTTCTTGCTTGACATACTTGATCGCAAAACCCCGGACACTGAGGCACTCACTCAGCTTTCAGCAACCTGTAAAG accagaagcctcctcctGAAGAGCAGCCAATGGAAGAAccaacagcatttaaaatgagtTGGGACTGGACAATCTCACCACTGTCAACAAGACTGTGCGACTTCTCTAGGCTTAGGGTAGTGGTGGCACTCCAGAAAGCAAATGGCTCCTGGGCCCTCACCACAGCTCTGGCCTCTGCCCTGGGACTCAGCAAGGCTGATGTTGAGCTACAAAGGCCCAGTGCG GATGTGCAGCCAACTGTCTGGGCAACAGTTTTGGCTTTAGTCTGGTTGCATCAGTATAAATGGAAAGTGTCTTGGTCAGAGATTCTGGAGACCAAAGCGCGTAGCTGGCTGCGGGACCAAGCTG AGGTTCAGCTGGATGCATGTCTGGAGGCAGCAAATTCCCTGCTAGGCTGCTTTGTGGAGCCCACCATCTTCAGGATTCGAACTTACCCTGTTACTGCGGGCGGGCAACAAGCTGTGTAG
- the LOC141732926 gene encoding olfactory receptor 10A7-like — MKPTDDPEPGNHTLLTGFVLSGLSRYPELKHLLFFTFCFIYTITIFGNLLIFTVTLHPSLRMPMYFFLRVLSFLDISTASVVVPKMLVNFLSEDRSISYMGCVAQLYCVIFLGATEWYLLAAMAYDRYVAICNPLRYAIIMNSRVCLSLVLLSCCSGNVVSVVQTAWVFALPFCGPRKINYFFCDIPPLIMLSCTDTSLYEKQIVIATALVIVMPFCLILVSYAYIISNILKISSAEGRHKIFSTCSSHLIVVTLHCGSGTLIYLRPKVSYSQDAKKFMPFTYTAIIPMLNPLIYSLRNKDVKEVLIRMMSELMKK, encoded by the coding sequence ATGAAGCCAACAGATGATCCAGAACCAGGAAACCACACTCTGCTGACTGGATTTGTCCTCTCTGGATTGTCCAGATACCCAGAACTGAAGCACTTGCTGTTCTTCACATTCTGCTTCATTTACACCATCACCATCTTTGGGAACCTTCTCATCTTCACGGTCACACTGCACCCCTCCCTCCGCAtgcccatgtacttcttcctccggGTGCTGTCCTTCCTGGATATCTCCACAGCATCGGTGGTTGTTCCCAAGATGCTGGTAAACTTCCTGTCAGAGGACAGGAGCATTTCCTACATGGGCTGTGTCGCACAGCTctactgtgtgatttttttaggaGCCACTGAGTGGTACCTTTTGGCAGCCATGGCCTACGACCGTTACGTGGCCATATGCAACCCCCTTAGATATGCAATCATCATGAACAGCAGAGTTTGTCTTTCCTTGGTCCTGCTGTCATGctgcagtggtaatgttgtgtccGTGGTGCAGACAGCTTGGGTGTTCGCATTGCCGTTTTGTGGGCCCAGGAAGATTAACTACTTCTTCTGTGATATTCCCCCCCTCATCATGCTCTCCTGCACTGACACTTCTTTGTATGAAAAGCAGATCGTTATAGCCACAGCACTGGTTATCGTTATGCCATTTTGTCTCATTCTGGTATCCTATGCCTACATCATCTCCAACATCCTGAAGATTTCCTCTGCAGAGGGTAGACACAAGATCTTCTCCACCTGTTCCTCACACCTAATTGTTGTAACATTGCACTGTGGAAGTGGGACCTTGATTTACTTACGGCCCAAAGTCAGTTACTCTCAAGACGCAAAGAAATTTATGCCTTTCACATACACAGCCATAATTCCTATGTTAAACCCTCTGATTTACAGCCTGAGGAATAAAGATGTGAAAGAAGTACTAATCAGAATGATGTCTGAGctgatgaagaaataa